A window of Luteolibacter flavescens genomic DNA:
GTCGTCGCCGCCGCTGATTCAGGATCGAGCGTCGATATCAATTCGAAGAAAACATTTTGCGCCCGCTTTGGTTTCATCCAAAGCGGGTGTTTTTGTTTTCGGGTTTCCGCCCTGCGCCTCCACCTTGCTCCACATCAGCTCGATCGGATTGCAAGCCGGCGAGTAGGCGGGCAAAAACCGCATCTTCACCCCGGCGCACGCCAGCATTCCGAGCGCTTTCTTGTCCTTATGGGAGCCGAGCTTGTCCATCACGAGGATGTTCACCGGGGCGAAGCTCCGGCAGCAGGATGTCGCGGATGTAGGTCCGGAAGATCTCCGAATTGATCGCTCCTCCCACCATCATGCAGGTGGTGCTGCGGTTCTGGCGTACCGCGCCGATCATGATGGTGGTCTTCCACCGGCAGCACAGGGAGCGGCGGCATGCAGGCGCTTGCCGCGCGGCGAGCGCCCGCGCAGGCGGGTCATGTTTGTTTTCGCCGCCGATTCGTCGAGGAAGACGAGGCGCGAGGGTTCGAATCCTTCCCGGATCTTACGTCAGTTCCTGCGGGCACGGGCGACATCGGGGCGGGATTGCTCGGCGGCCCGGAGCGTCTTTTTTATAGGTGAGCCCCATGTCGGCGAGGACGAAATGGATCGCCTGGATGGTGCAGGAAAGCCCGAGGTGCGCCTTGATCTCTTCCAAGGTGAGGTCGGGGGGGCTCACGCATCTCGCGGTGATGGGAGGCAAGGATGACGGGCTTGCGATCGCTGCGGTGGTGGAGCGGTTCGATGGTCCCGAGGTGTTGGCACTGGGCGAGGCGCTTCTTGCCCATGCCCGAGGAAACCTCGAAGCGCTCGGCGATCTGGGCGCGTGTGGCGCCACCGCGGTCGTAGGCGTTTATGATGCGCTGGCGCAGATCGAGTGGTTGGGAAGGCTGCTGGAGCGCGGCTTGTTCCCGTGGCTGGAGGAAGCGCAGGTTCGCGTCGGTAAGTTGTAAACCGGCTTGATGATGGATCGCCTTCGGTAACGGGGAGACGGTCTGTCAACGGCGTCAATCGTTCAGTCTTTCCACCTTGAGGCGTGCGAAGCGGATGGAGGCTTCGGGTTGGTCGGGCAACTTTGCTTGGACAGTTTCCACGTCGCCGTCCGTGCTGAGGACGGTGTCCTCGGTGGGAGATTGAGTCCAAGTGCGGCCGTCGGTGCTGGATTCGACGATGATCTGCAGATCCACGGCGTGAATTGACCGGTGATAAACGAGAGCCATAGAGGTGCCGTCGAGTTCGACGTATGGTTGCCGACGGTCCTCTGCGCCGCTTTGCGACTCGCCGGGATGGAGGCCGAAGGCATACTCAAGGAGGTTGTCGATGCCGTCGGCGTCGGGGTCGGCTTCGTCTCCGGTTTCTCCGGCGGGGATGGCTCCTGAGTCCAGCAGTGGCTGCAGCCAACTGCTGATACTGGTGCCGAGTTGAAGAGTGCCGGAGGCGATGCCGGTGTAGTTCGGATCGGTAACGGACACGGATACGTCATAGGAGCCCATTGCCGACGGTGGTGTGGCACTTCCAGCGTAGAGAATTTCCAGTGGCAGCCCCTCGGGGCTTG
This region includes:
- a CDS encoding transposase is translated as MNILVMDKLGSHKDKKALGMLACAGVKMRFLPAYSPACNPIELMWSKVEAQGGNPKTKTPALDETKAGAKCFLRIDIDARS